A stretch of DNA from Kwoniella mangroviensis CBS 8507 chromosome 1 map unlocalized Ctg01, whole genome shotgun sequence:
CCCCACCAACACCGCTCCGTACGCCCAACAACCTATGTCTGACATTGGCTCCGGTTCATACCAAGGAGTCGAGGCTGGATTTGGCTTGGCATCCACGTATGGTCCTACGGATAACTTGTTTGGATTTATATCTAATTGGCAAGGCGACGGCATGCCTCAGGCTGTGGGAGAGACAGGCGAAATGGATTTAGGAGATTTTTGGGTGCAGGTGGGCCCaggagaggtgagtttgatttcTATACGACATCGCTTACGTGTTTCAGGCTCAGGGCGGTTTCCCATTCCGTTGAGCGAAGGCGATGCCATGTATGTCAAAGGTTTGCACGATTCATATTGTATATGTAAACACCTATGCCGCTTTAGACACCTTCTTCGGCCTTTCGCCAAAGATCCTAGTCCCCACTCGTACACTGTTGCTTCCCTCCTTGACCGCTTGAACGAAATCCGCACTCATTCCCATACTCAACTCCAACTCGTCCTCTTTCGGTGCATCCTTGATCCCTTTCTCTTGCAGTATCCTGGATAATTCCTTTCGTGTCGATTTGAGCGTTTCGAAATCCGGGTTAGGTTTTGACGCATCGTGGCTTGCTTCGAAAGAACCTATCGTCATCAAACCTAGCAGATTCAATCCTGGACATTTTTCAATGACATGTATCGCCAGATCCACTACTTCTCCGCCTTCTGCATCTGGCGTAAGAGGTGGTAATCCGGATTTCGAGTCTTCGGACGACGTGTTGATCTGGATATAAACGTTGAGCTTGGTTGTACGATCggaagaaagtgattttTGAAGTAGATCGGCTACTTTGGTTGATGAGAGGGTCTCGAGAACGTAGAGGTTTGGTATGGCTGGCAACGAGATTAGCGAGTTGTTCAGATCAAGTCACGACTTACAAGCAGCAAGCTTCGATTTGTTACTCTGCAATGAGCCGACGAAGTGCCAATTTATGTCTCGAGGTAGCTATtcaacatatcagcttggtaGTCCAATCAGTGCTAGCACACTAACCACCTCGGCCTTGTCAACCATCTCCTGTATATAGTTCTCGCCGAAATGTCTATACCCCGCATCGTACAATGCCTTGATATCTGAAGCAGGTTTGATTTTGGAAATAGCTACCAGACGGGGCTGCTGAATTATCAGCTCGAATCAACCCCTCCAATCCCCTACCCACCTTTGATCCAGACCCACTCGATCCCACAGCTTGATCGATGTCCGCTTGCACCGATTGGATATTCTCCCTTAGCTCTTCGGCTCGATCGGCAGTGTAATCGAGTGAGATAGGCGTGGACATTCTGGCGTAGGATCGAAGGTGTAGGTTATAAGGAGCGAGTCTGCACTGTCTAGCGAGTAACGAGCGTACAGCTGTCTGCATTGGCAAAGtgatatgcatgcatacagTGGATCTGAGAGAGGTAACCCCGATGACGGATGAGATGTATCCAAGATGGGATTAGGATGGGATGGTGGTCATGTCGTGTCACGTGATCCGAGAGATCACTCAGGAAATCTCgtctcttttctctcttttcagTCTGCATGTCTATGACTGTTGTTCgttacatacatacatcatcatcagtccaTCACATTCATTGTCCCATTCTTGACTCGCTGCAGACAACTGCGCACTCTCCTCCTCCGAAACCTCTCCTTTATGACCACACTATGGCTCTACCCTCCGCTCGTTccgctttggcagcttttTCAAGACCTACCATCTCGAATGCTGTCGCATCGTCTTCTCGGTACTTGACGTGAGTAAATATATGAATATGCTCAATTCTTATCCGATCACTGATAACGATCACGATCACGTAGCACCACCACACCTCGACTCGCTTCACCACCAGCGACAACATCAGACGATGCTGAAACAGGATTACCCGTACCATTCcccaaaatcaacaaatACCTCTCATTCCCACAGGTGACCCCTCGCAAACCCACTCACGGTGTTCACGTAGCGACACTACATCTTCAATCGTATCACCCTTACAACTTGGACCTCACCACACAGTTCGCAGTCCACTCGGCACATTCTCTGAATATCCCAACAACCCTGCCCGCCTTTTTACCCAGAGAAAGGAGTTTATACACCGTACTGAAATCACCATTtgtcaagaagaaggctCAGGAAAACTTCGAGCGAAGGACGCACAAACGAGCTATAAAAGTATACGATTCAAGCAAAGAAGCGGTCGATCTATGGTTAAGATACCTACGTCAAAATGGTTTACCTGGCGTAGGCATGAAAGCTTATGTTCACGAATATGTCGAATTAGGTtttggaaagaaggagcAACAAGAGAGCGACAACAATCAAATCctcaacgagaagaagatccaagatGCTGCTCAAGATCTGGTGAAAGCTTTGTCgagtgaaggtgaagtgCAAGCTATTCCAGCGGGAAAAGATGCTGAACAGGCTGTAAACGAGGTGgtaaaagaggaaaagaaataGATACACTATACGAATGCATTACATATAACATCTGTACAACACGCTACCTGAGTATCATTTCTGAATCCGAATAACACACATATCTCTACAAAATCTATgtcaaaccaccttcatcctcctccaaAGCCTTCTTGATCCTTAACAAAACTCCCGTCTTCCAGTTATCCAACTTTGTGACTTGGTCATACTGATACACAGCAGCGGTGTACCTCTCCACATCGGCTTGTTCACATGCATCCATCAATTCATGAGCAAATTTGGCTTCTCTCGTCGAAGGGAACGTAACGTCCTTTTGAGCAAACGTCTCGAGTAACCTTTGCGTTGTTACGAGATCCTACCAAAGTATATCAACGATTTTTCTCTTATCAACacatataccataccaaacTCACGCCCATGGCCATCGAACACAGAGCCGCACGTAGCCAATACTCCTTGACAGAGTACTTGGTTAAAGCACTTGTCAAAGACCAATCTGCGACGGTCTGATACAGCTCCATCGATCTTTGATAATCTTGCAAATCGGCGGATAATTCGGCAGCTTGTTGATAACATTGGTTTGCGGTGCTAGTGATAAGTAGCCGTTATTACCAGGTCCATGTTCCACATTAAAATTGAAAGAACTTACGCATTCGCATCCTCTTGTTTGTACCAGTCTCCAGCTCTCACAAAACTATCTCTCGCTTTGGCAacatccaacccatcttgAGCATATATAGCAGCGATCTTTACCGTTATTTATGTAAGCCAAGACACTTTTTTCCATCTGCTGAACAAACtaacctccttctccctatCAGCAGCTTGACGGAAATGACCAGAGTTGACCAAGAGCTTGATGCATTGGTGTAAGGCAGTGACAGCGGCTATACGAAGTCATGATCAGTACAGTGCTACGTGATACCTCACAACATACTTACCTTCCGGGTCTGACTTTTTATAACTCTTGGCGGCGTTGTGGAAAGCGTTCATAGCGTCATTCATTTCGTTTGCTTGCTGGCGACATGCTGCTTCTCTGTGATGGCAAGATATAAGCACTGACCCAATGAGCATATGATAAATATATCACCTCTCGAAAGCTTGACCCGACtccctccatctcttctccaccttgaATGCGTTGGCAGCTTGAGCGAACAAATCACCGGCCTCTTCCCACTTTGAGCTTGAACTTCCGAACCACCCCACCGAGGAGGATGCTTTCTTCTCGGCTTTGGCGAGGTAATCTTCTGCTTGTGATTTTCCCATGTTGGTTTGGTACTATTATGACGATGATTATGGTTTAAGTAATGTCAAGTAGTGAACTAtataggatgagatgaacaagataaTAGCAATAGCATtgacatggtgatgacgTCTGGTGAGTTCGGGAATATTCGGTGATTTGTGATGACTAAGCAACGTGGCACACCCCAGTTCAATGtttatctatatctataGTCACATACACGGTGGCCACTCGAAAtgttcaattcatctttgtGACTatatcaatctcttctcatcatcagcaagatATAATCAAAAACCAGTCTACCACGACCATCAACACGGACAGACCAGGAAGAAGGAACCGACTGCAGAAGAAAGCATAGTAATCGAAAATGGCTTCGCATCTAGCCAACATCTTGTAAGTccactttccttcctttACTTGTCTCTTCGCATGACATTGCTAACACATCAATCATAGTGGTACGGAACAGGACCGAGTGAATTGCTCATTCTACCTGAAGATAGGAGCTTGTAGACATGGCGATAGATGCTCTAGGTGAGTACAGTCCTGCCAATTGAAACAgcgatagctgatgatcttcccTCTCAGAAAACACATTAAGCCTCAATTCTCTCAaaccatcctccttcccaACGTATACAACAATCCCGGACATACACCAGAAGGTCAGCATATGACACCGGAGCAGCTACAGGCGAACTTTGACACATTCTATGAGGATTTCTACATGTAAGCTTTTCTCCAATCCTTGAGTGTAGAATCAAAGAGTTTTAGCTGACAAATCTATTCCTTCCCCAGTGAATTAGCAAAATACGGTCATTTACTGGAAATGCATGTATGCGACAACGTCGGAGATCACTTGTTAGGAAACGTATATGCCAGATACGAGTGGGAAGCggaagctgccaaagcggTTCAGGCGTTGAACGACAGGTGGTACGCTATGAGACCATTACATTGCGAGTTGAGTCCTGTCACAGATTTCAGGGAGAGTTGTTGTAGACAGAATGAGATGGGCGAATGTAAACgtgaagggtgagtgaaccCTCTTATTTCAATATTCAGAAGAGAACATACGCTGATAGTCGCTCATTGCATTATCAGTTTCTGCAACTTCATGCATCTCTGTCACCCCTCAAAGCCATTAGTAAAATCGCTCGAAGCATCTCAACGTTTatcgagaaagaagaagtccGAGAATGGTGGTCCAGTAGAGGAGAACGGTGGTATGGGATGGGTAcccggtggtggtggtggtggtggtgagcCTAGAGATGATGGTCCAGGCGGATGGCAACCtagaggaagggaagatggtgatttaGGTTGGGTACCCAgtagaagggatgatgataggtattAATCAAATTTCAAGGGGAAAATAGGTGTAAAGATTTATGTACGTCAGTAGCCAACTCTGATTTAAGAGTAACAACAATCATTTATATCATATGCATTGTTCATTATGTCATGAAGATATTCGTTTCTCTGATTTTTATCCACAAATTGGTATCACTATATACAAAGGTTTCGAGTGCCCTATCAAAAGACAACATCGAGGACTGCGTCTCCATCCACTTCGTCCGTATCCATCATATCGGACGGAGGATGAgcagagggagaagaaaggttgttACGCTTACCGTTGTCAGCTTCTGATGAAACCGatccactctcactctcgcTGTCgctcccctcctcctcctcctcgcTCTCGCTTCCACTGTCAGACCCATTTTCCTCctcgccatcttcatccgacACGAGTCCGGGACTACCTTGATCAAACTCAATGTAATTATCTTGTTCttcaaatccaccttcaccgtGTACTGGTACACTACTTGACGTCGCCACCACTTCCGGTCGATTGATTTCCGCTCTGACAACATGCCTTAAACCACACTTTCCGTTTTTGCTACATGTTCCCTTTTCCCTAAATTCTTGACATTCCCAGATATGTAGATTCTCGCACATTCCAGGTTCTTTATCGCACCAACCGATTTTGGCGAAATCTTGACATATCGGAGCATCGGACGACACCTTGACATGCGGGTAAAGACAATTGGGTTTGGTACAACTCGAAGTTGCCTGGAATCTTACACAGGACGGAGTATTATGGGTTGATGGGGTATGTGAGAGGGGACACGAGGTACCTAATGTACAAGCTCCCTTGAGATATCGGGAACATATCGTAACCTTGTTTGGGTCATGAATATGAGGACAGGTTAAGCCGAAGTTGCAACGGCCTATTCCCCCACGGCCAGGTCAGTATGAAGGTAGGAGAAGCAAAACGATGACAAAACGTCAGTACAGTCTTCCAGACACGTCTTGAAACGCACCCGTCTTGGTGAAGTATCGGCAAAGCTGTTTGCTCTTGCTTGTTGAGCTACAAAAGATCAGCACGCAACGAGCGAGCACAATCAGTGTCAGATAAGGGAGCAGGCCAATATGACATAcccattcctcttcattaCCAAATTCCCCCTGCTGGTTCTTCTATACTTCTCTCCACCGAAGCTTAGATTCTTCCTAGTGGGAGTGAAAGAGCCGGTAGCCGAAGAAGGTGCTTCTGCGGTGGTATGCGTTAGGAAATGATGACCAAATACATAAGAATGACCAACCTCCAATCCGTGTtagcttcttcccatcctgcTCGAATTGAAAGACTACTCCGTCAATAACGACTCGTTTATCGCCCGAACTGGTGGCAAGTGAATTGATGACCTGTATCTGAGGAGGAACCCTAGGTTTACTTCGACGTTGAACTTTTAATTGTGCACTGGTATAGAAAATACATGAGTTGATCCACTCCCAACAAGATACCGATGAGaattactcaccttttctCAGCAGTCATCAAGCTCATGTTTCCATTCTTTCCCTTGCCTTTCACCCAAACTGCTGAAGTTCCACTTGGACCTGCCAAGGGTGAATCGGAAGCGGGAGGTGAGGGTTCTATCTCTCCgctttccttctcattcacTGTATTTGGTGGATTCACTGAAGCCGAGCTTGATGGTCTGGAAGGTTCAGCTGAAGACGGTTGTTTGTTGGTTTGACGTAGATCTAGAGCGTAGGAACCACCTCGaccccctcttcctcttcctctcccacGCGTCGGTACATATCCTCTTGGAGCACCTCGACCGCGGTATGgatgaaaagaggaagatgttgatgatgttgagtgGCGAGAAATTGCTCCTAGAACCAGACGTCAGCTTGAGAGGGTTCCACTTGGATACGATTGACTGACCCGACAGTTTTGCTATTTCCTGTTGCAAGAGCAACTTTTGCCTCTCGGCGGGAGTGATCGGGGCCATGACAAGGGGTCTGAGGTAGCTCTGTATTTATGTACGATGTGGTAAGGATATATAGAAGCAAGATGGTAAGGATGAGTGAACGAAAGATGAATCATGATTCATTTGGTTATCAAGAcaatggatgaatgattaGGATCGCTGAATTGCCATTTAGGGTAATTGCGTATCACGTGGCTCTCACGAGCGATCATAACCTTAGACCCCTTCCTTTGGTGATGGTGACCATGTACATAGCACATAGCACATATTTACagtatatacgtatatgccATAtacatctccttcctcttcatcttccttctatcATCTCTCACCTAATTCTGTTGAACCACACAAACACAATGTTCTACCCAGAGGAACTACTTTTGACCAAGAAGAACGGATCGTGAGTCAACGTCTACCTCTCTGGCAGTGGCATAAACTGTGGCACCTCTCAACCAAttctgagctgacgagacATCCTTCCTTCGTCACCCAATACAGCTTCGGTATCATCTGGTATGTTCCCTcttcatatatatatccacGACACGAGCTGATGcccacttgatcatcaacaccaacagGTTAGCAGCTACATTAGGTCCGAAGAACAAAAAGATCACTCGAAAGCAGTTGACCACCGTCAATCTCGCTAAAACATGTCAGATCATCGCTGAACCACCCGAACCGATGGCTCTCAGATTGAGTGGTGCATTGTTGGTAGGAGtagcaaggtgagtctgactTCGCTTCTTACCTGATGACAGCTGATGCATTACTGCAGAGTATACAATCAGAATTACGATATTTTCTTTACTGTgaactcttcttcatcctaCACTTAAAGCAATTCAGGTATCTGCACTGACCTGTTTCGACCAAACCCATAGGACGTCACCAATCTCAACTCTAACCTTCGTCGATCGATTGCTACCGATTTTGTGACGGGTGGATCCGGTACTGGAGGTACTGTGAACCTAGACCTTCCCGGAGGAGGAAAAAGCAGGTTAGTAGCCCTTCCCTCATTATATAAGACAGTTTCCATTGTTGATGTCTCATATCCACAGAATCGATCAAATTACGCTTGCTCAAGCAAGTCTTGAGTTTGAGCTCGGCTTGAACTTACAGTTCCATCATGTTGTAAGTCATCGGGATCAATCCAGAAGGTAAACTATGTTAACCTCCGCTTGTTCCATAGGATTGGCAAAACCCCCTCAATCATGGACGAAAGAGACGATCCTCTTCAATGCTTTCGTCTCAAGCAACTCATTcacaaggagaagaagatgaagagagcagtgatgatgaagatgaagatgaggatgaagagggggaagTGGGAAGAGATGTCAAAAGGAAAAAGGGTAAGAGTGATCTCCTCACGGTTGAGACAAACGCACATCCTTACCTTAAACCAGTATCCTCTTCCCCGGCGATCGGTGCTTATGGTCTCACTACGAAGACGCGAAATTCGATACACCATCCCTCCGACTCCACCGGAGGTCATCTTTACGCTGGAATCGATATCCCCATGGGTGAGATCGATCTCGGGTTGGAACTCGACGGAATGGATCATCCAGTTGGCGATGACAGTTTTTCCGGTCCATCCGGTAGAGATTTTGATCTTCCAGAAGGTGGTAACGATGCTGGGATGGTGCTAGACGGAGGGTAATTAGCAACGTTTCAAATGCGAATTTCGTACGCTGATTCAGGTTCATAGCgatcttgttcttccgtCTCGTCACCCCAGTCTTGCTCCGGAAGCTGTTCCTACAGTAAccactcctcctcctaaAAATGCGCCACAAGATCGAGAAGGCAGTGAACGAGGCTCAGTCGATGATGTCGAGCAACAACTTGTGGAGGTTAAAATGAAGAAGCCCAGAAAGGTCAAAAAAGTTATCTTTGATTCTGTAAGTTTTCAGACCGACAAAATTAGCATGAGCTCACTCGCCTGAACAGACTACCGAACTCGACTCAGcaggagatcaagaagccCGCAAAAGGTATCATGAAGACATGAACAGAGAAAGAGCGATAATCGAATCCagattgaaagggaagaCCGTCGCTGCAACGGCTACCTCCCTGGTAGATGGTACAGGAGGACTGAAATGTAAGTCACATCTTTTGTTCAATGTTGATACTGGACCGCTTTAGTCTTCGACCCCGAGATGAAGGCATTCTTCTCCGCTCTCACTCGAGTTGAAACTTTCAAGTGGGAGTCCGATCTTACTGTTCATCGTCTGGGAAAGGCTGGTGTAGTCGCCGAAGGTGACGAACCAGAGAGGCCAGGTGATGGCGAATTCGATATCTTTGGTGGAGGAGATATCGCGATGCCTGGTATGGATGTGAGTCAATGATTTAACGATCAGCTAGCATCTGCTGACTTCGGAGCCAAGACGAATTACCAAGATGTTGGTACCTTTCCTGATATCTGAGCAGGATTCATAAGCAGCAATAACAATGGCTTTAGGTGTTCCAAG
This window harbors:
- a CDS encoding mitochondrial 37S ribosomal protein uS10m; amino-acid sequence: MALPSARSALAAFSRPTISNAVASSSRYLTTTTPRLASPPATTSDDAETGLPVPFPKINKYLSFPQVTPRKPTHGVHVATLHLQSYHPYNLDLTTQFAVHSAHSLNIPTTLPAFLPRERSLYTVLKSPFVKKKAQENFERRTHKRAIKVYDSSKEAVDLWLRYLRQNGLPGVGMKAYVHEYVELGFGKKEQQESDNNQILNEKKIQDAAQDLVKALSSEGEVQAIPAGKDAEQAVNEVVKEEKK
- a CDS encoding YggS family pyridoxal phosphate enzyme, encoding MSTPISLDYTADRAEELRENIQSVQADIDQAVGSSGSGSKPRLVAISKIKPASDIKALYDAGYRHFGENYIQEMVDKAEVLPRDINWHFVGSLQSNKSKLAASIPNLYVLETLSSTKVADLLQKSLSSDRTTKLNVYIQINTSSEDSKSGLPPLTPDAEGGEVVDLAIHVIEKCPGLNLLGLMTIGSFEASHDASKPNPDFETLKSTRKELSRILQEKGIKDAPKEDELELSMGMSADFVQAVKEGSNSVRVGTRIFGERPKKVSKAA